The sequence AGCCAACATATATATTCAGTTAAAGATTTAGGAAGGAGCACAGAATCACCCTTGTTTTGGTAATCGTTGTTGGTACAGTGGGACACAGCAGGTCAAGAACGTTTCAGGACAATCACCAGCAGCTACTACAGAGGAGCTCATGGCATCATTGTATGCACTCCACTCTCACAAGACCAATCATCTTTTTCTTAATTCACATCCATTCGCTCACAGTTGACTTTTCCTTGGCAGGTCACCTATGATGTCACTGACCAAGAGAGCTTCAACAACGTCAAGCAATGGCTTAATGAAATCGACCGTTACGCTAGTGAGAATGTGAACAAGCTACTGGTTGGGAACAAAAACGATCTCACATCACAGAAGGTTGTATCCACTGAGACAGCTCAGGTAAATAAACAAACCAACTGGTCTCTTTTTGCTGTGAACCTTGTCGAAACACACAATAACATtgtcatcttcttctccaacAGGCTTTTGCAGATGAACTGGGGATCCCTTTCTTGGAAACAAGTGCTAAAAATGCTACCAATGTTGAAGAAGCTTTCATGGCCATGACTGCTGCTATTAAGACCCGGTTTGGATTAGATTCCACTTGTGTTCCTTAAACTCTTTTACTTCCGTACTTAACCGTTGTTCTTGTCTGCAGAATGGCTAGCCAACCATCTGGAGGTGCAAAGCCACCGACGGTCCAGATTCGCGGACAGCCAGTGAATCAGCAATCAGGCTGTTGCTCATCTTGATTCCATTTGTCTCAAAAGGTCTCTTTGGATCATTATAATCATTTGTTTGCATCGCATGTAAGACTCCAATTGCCAACTCGTTGAATtgaatattctttttctttcattttatagCTTTTCAATTCTTTTCTCATGTATTTCCAAGTTTGAAACTCTCATACATTCTATAGTAATTCTAATTCAAtaattcaaaataattcaataattcaaaatatatttagtttaattgAATACTATGGTACTTGTAACACTAATCAGCGATTTTGTTAAAAGAAGCTAAACATTTGCGTGACAGAAagtttataatttgttttttccaTCATAACTTAAAAGCACTCAAACTTGTTCTGTAGAAAAAGTgtaacaaaaatgatagaattAAGAACAAAGATTAAACTAAGAGAGTAGAGAGATAAGATAGATAGATGCTGAAGGACCAAGAGGGGTCTGTCTTTACTTGCCCAACGATGGGAACTGAGCACTGTCTCCGATGGCCGGAGCAGGAGCTCCTCCGTTCACTTTTTCATCTCTCTGTCCACGACCACCGTTGCGGCCTCCTCCATCTCTCTGTCCACGACCTCCTCTTCCACGGTATCCACCTCTTGGGTTGTATCTCTCTCCATCAGCAGGTTTCAAAAACTCGTTAATGCTCAACGACTACAAAATCACACACAGAACAAAGCATAGAACTAAGTATGAAGATgtttaaaaccaaaaaagacTTGCGAATTAGAACGTGAGAAGGGAGAGAAACAAGAACCTTCTTAgccttctcttctttctcagCAGCATCTTTGCGTTTGTCCTTGTCGGATCCctgaaacaataaaaaaaaacttgctcTGTTATTGTCAAAGCAACCgacaaaaaatagaataattcagATTCTGACCAGCTTGATGAAGATTTCCTCATTGTTGGTCTTCTTGCTGGAGAGCTGTTGCATAGACTCAAACACTTTGGTGTCAACTTTCCTTTCCTCAACCTTTGTTGCTTGCagagctttcttcttctcctccagaATTTTCTCATACTCTTCCAATGTCATTTCCTAATTATTAAACCCAATATCCATTTTACCGTTAGCACATACATATAACAAGTTAAAGCACATGAGTAGTCGAAGATGTTTATACCTTGTCTTCAGGTTCTTTCTCCTTTCCCTCATCAGCAGGAGCGTCTTTCTTTGCATCGGTGGTGTCATCCTCACCGCCTTCCTTCTCAGCGACAGGGCTCTTCTCAACCTCTGTTGTGGCTTCCTCCGTTGGTCTAATATTTACACAAAATAGAGTTTCTTATCCAGTGTATAGTACAATACATCCTAT comes from Brassica rapa cultivar Chiifu-401-42 chromosome A02, CAAS_Brap_v3.01, whole genome shotgun sequence and encodes:
- the LOC103853792 gene encoding ras-related protein RABD2b; amino-acid sequence: MNPEYDYLFKLLLIGDSGVGKSCLLLRFADDSYLDSYISTIGVDFKIRTVEQDGKTIKLQIWDTAGQERFRTITSSYYRGAHGIIVTYDVTDQESFNNVKQWLNEIDRYASENVNKLLVGNKNDLTSQKVVSTETAQAFADELGIPFLETSAKNATNVEEAFMAMTAAIKTRMASQPSGGAKPPTVQIRGQPVNQQSGCCSS
- the LOC103853793 gene encoding RGG repeats nuclear RNA binding protein C — translated: MSTLNPFDLLGGDAEDPSQIVVSLPKKVEKEAPAQPAKGAKLQTKQPPTSQAVRESRNAPSGVRGGGAGRGPPRGSFNPGGDRPHDLKDGERTSGFRRYRESGGRGGQRGGFANGRAGDGRVFERRSGTGRGNDLKREGGGRGNWGTPEDDIPPPTEEATTEVEKSPVAEKEGGEDDTTDAKKDAPADEGKEKEPEDKEMTLEEYEKILEEKKKALQATKVEERKVDTKVFESMQQLSSKKTNNEEIFIKLGSDKDKRKDAAEKEEKAKKSLSINEFLKPADGERYNPRGGYRGRGGRGQRDGGGRNGGRGQRDEKVNGGAPAPAIGDSAQFPSLGK